One Cuculus canorus isolate bCucCan1 chromosome 1, bCucCan1.pri, whole genome shotgun sequence DNA segment encodes these proteins:
- the KCNJ6 gene encoding G protein-activated inward rectifier potassium channel 2 isoform X4: protein MYYVSKSKKLKCSHTILIHQEQTLVQLCLWTRAQASLLAPLCKKANVLEEDSMEQDIESPVTIHQPKLPKQAREDLPKNINKECAKRKIQRYVRKDGKCNVHHGNVRETYRYLTDIFTTLVDLKWRFNLLIFVMVYTVTWLFFGMIWWLIAYMRGDMDHIGDSTWTPCVSNLNGFVSAFLFSIETETTIGYGYRVITDKCPEGIILLLVQSVLGSIVNAFMVGCMFVKISQPKKRAETLVFSTNAVISMRDGKLCLMFRVGDLRNSHIVEASIRAKLIKSKQTKEGEFIPLNQTDINVGYYTGDDRLFLVSPLIISHEINQQSPFWEISKAQLPKEELEIVVILEGMVEATGNISYTLYKE, encoded by the exons ATGTACTATGTTtctaaaagcaagaaattaaaatgctctCACACCATACTGATCCACCAGGAGCAGACCCTTGTGCAACTGTGTCTCTGGACAAGAGCCCAGGCTTCCCTGTTAGCTCCTCTATGCAAAAAGG CTAACGTACTGGAAGAAGACTCAATGGAGCAGGACATAGAGAGCCCTGTCACTATTCATCAGCCAAAGTTGCCTAAACAAGCTAGAGAGGATCTGccaaaaaacataaacaaagaatgtgccaaaagaaaaatccagagatATGTTAGGAAAGATGGGAAATGCAACGTCCACCATGGGAATGTCAGAGAGACTTACCGTTACTTGACTGACATCTTCACTACCTTAGTCGATCTCAAGTGGCGGTTCAACCTGTTGATTTTTGTCATGGTTTACACTGTGACCTGGCTCTTCTTTGGAATGATATGGTGGCTAATTGCCTACATGCGAGGAGATATGGATCATATAGGGGACAGCACATGGACTCCATGCGTCAGCAACCTCAATGGGTTTGTCTCAGCATTTTTATTCTCAATCGAGACAGAAACCACCATTGGGTATGGTTACCGGGTCATCACGGACAAGTGTCCCGAGGGaattattctgcttttagtGCAGTCTGTTTTAGGTTCTATCGTCAACGCTTTCATGGTTGGCTGCATGTTTGTGAAAATATCCCAACCCAAGAAGAGGGCCGAAACCTTGGTTTTTTCTACAAACGCAGTTATTTCCATGCGGGATGGAAAGCTGTGTCTGATGTTCCGAGTAGGAGACCTTAGGAACTCACACATTGTAGAGGCATCAATACGAGCCAAGTTGATCAAATCCAAACAGACAAAGGAGGGGGAATTTATACCACTCAACCAGACAGATATCAACGTAGGTTATTACACAGGGGATGATCGTCTCTTTTTGGTTTCACCACTGATCATCAGCCATGAAATTAACCAGCAGAGTCCTTTCTGGGAGATTTCCAAAGCCCAGTTGCCCAAAGAGGAGCTAGAAATTGTTGTAATCCTAGAAGGAATGGTGGAGGCAACAGGTAACATTTCTTATACTTTGTATAAG